The window aaaacaaaaacgggCAATCAAATTCTGGCAACATCTAAAACTCAGCGACCCCCACTCATACCATTATAAAGAGTTGAGCAAAGAAACCAATCCCCTCTCTCAGCTGGTCCAGAGCTTTAGTCCTGATGCTTCACCAACATCTACTAACCCTCATCACACTGGAGACCTGGACCAGAACAATACTGCTAAACTAATTAGATACAGCcaaattacagcacaaataaaacaaaattatatcaCATACTGGGAAACTCAAACACAACAACAGATTAAAATGCAATGCTAACTGGCCCTAAAAAGAGACTACACCATAGCAGACTATCTGTACACAGTGACATACAAAAACCTGAGAGCCACCTTGAAAAGATACAGACTCAGTGGACACAACCTCACTATAGAAACGGGCAGACACAGGAAAACATGGCTGCCACAGGAAGAAAGGTTGTGCCCACACTGTAATCAAATGGAAAACAATTTCTGCAGCTCTGTAAAAGCCTGGGTCTTCACAGTGAACGGCAGAACAAAGGGTGATTCTCTGGGTCGATTTACCTACGGCTCTTTTCTAGGTAGTAGCACAGTGGTCTACGCCATCACAGATCTAGatcaaaacaagataaattacttCAGAGTGATGCCACAACTACCTCTCTCAGACCACTGTCACATTGTCATTAGTCTGAACAAGTCAGCCAGTCTTCTACCATCTTCAAATCAGAAGTCTAAACTATATCCCTTCCCAACCAGATTCTTCTGCAAAAAAGACAGTCCAGCCCAGTATGAAGCTGAACTCCACAGCATTTATGCTGAGAACATGATTGATGCATTTCTCCTATCCACATTTGGAAAAGACGAGAAAAGCATCAGTTTGGCGACAAAACAACTGACTAAAAATGTTTTCACAGTTGCCAGCAAatcattgaataaaataaaactgaacaggaGAAAAAAGGAAATCACGAAAGCTGACTGGTTTGATAAAGAATGTCAAAAGTTAAGAAAAGAACTatgatttttatcaaataaaaaacacagagaCCCCGCAAATCAACTAACACGTACCATCTAACAACAAATGCTTAAAAAGTACAAGTCACTGCTAAAAAGCAAAAGAGCCGAACATATGACAACAAAGCTCAACAAAATAGAAGAAGCAGTTAATCAAAATGTATTCTGGAAATTATGGAACCATTTAAATAAGTCCAACAAAGAAGAACAAATTCCCATCTGTGACCCAAACACCTGGACAGAACATTTTAGAAACCTTTATatacaaaatgaacaaaaccccACCCAAAAATTCTGAATTCCCAACTATATAATGTGGAATGCACAATAAAGGGTCAATTAAATAATTTGGACAATGCCATATCACTAAAGGAACTCTCAAAAGATCCCTCAAAAATAACAAATCTTGTGGCTCAGATGGAATATGCAATGAGATGTTGAAACATGACAGCCCCAAACTGAATGAGGCCATTCTCAAATTATTCAATTTGCTCTTAAAATCAGGACACTTTCCTGAGAAttggaaagaaaatcaaattaccCCAATCTTCGAACAAGGTGACAAATTAAAGCCAAACAACTACAGGGGCATTTCAGTGAGCAGCAACCTTGGCAAACTATTCTATTGCATTATAAATTACAGATTAACTCagtatctaaaaaaaaacaagactttaCACAACTGTCAATTTGGATTCATGCCAAAACAGAGAACAACTTATCATATCTACACACTGAACACACTTATAAACAAACATGTCCACCAaataaaacaaggaaaaatatttggctgctttattgatttaaaaaaaagccttTGATTCATTTTGGCATGATGGATTGGTCTTAAAACTGATTCAGAGTGGACAAGGAGGAAAGGTTTATGATTGAATAAAGGACATGTTCAAAGACAACAAATGCTGCATTAAAATAGATAACAGACGAACTGATTATTTCAGCCAGAATAAGGGAGTTCGTCAAGGCTGCAGCTTAATtccaaatatatttaatatttgtataaatGAATTGACCACAATGCTTCAAAACTAATGTAGCCCTGGACTCACACGACCTGCTGCTTTTCTCACCTACTGAAGGGATTACATTAAAGCCTCTACTGCAGTAATTGGGCATTACCAATCAACATGGACTAGTCAAAAGTGAtaatttttccaaataaaaatcgtcttcaagacaaaaaatatgttttttcactGTGGGGGGAACAATTAACCATGTTTCCAGTTACAGTTATTTAGGTCTGACTATCTCGGCTTCTGGACAATTTGACTTGGCAATACAAGACCTGACAGACAAGGTTCGTAGGGCATATTATAGTATAAGAAAATCACCATTTAAATTTAACCTCCCTTTTAAACTGTGGCTGAAATTGTTTGACAGTGTCATCAAGCCCATACTTATGTAAGGCAGCGAAATCTGGGACCCCAAATATAAACTGAATTATGAATCCTGGGACAAAAGTTCAATTGAAATTTTCCACCTtgaattctgtaaaaatatcctgGGAGTTCACAGAAGTGCTTCTAACCTGGGCTGTTGGGCAGAACTGGGCAGATTCCCTCTTGACTGATATTCAAAAGAGAGCCAGTAAGTTCTGGTTCCACCTATTACACTCTCCCCCAGAATATCATCATCACTGTGCTTTTTTACACCGAGCAGCACACCCAGAGAGCGACCCTTTAAAGTATTTTGTGGACAAACACCAGCTAAATTCATCGATTCAGGCATGCAAAACttatacaaacacaaaacacaacccaaGAAGAATACCTCCATTATTGGCATAGCAAactcaaagaaacaaacaaattgaACTACTTTCAAAAGATTAAGAAAATTAAACTGGCACCATATCTAACCAAAATTAAAGACTACCGTCACAGGAAGCTCCTTATAAAGTATCGTGTGAGTAAGCACAGTCTGGCTGTAGAGACCGGTTGGCACAGACAGAGCTGGAGACCCAGAGagaacagactgtgttcacattGCACTCAAGGAGTCATAGAGGATGAACTACTCTTCCTCACTGAGTGCAGTAAATATGAGAGCATTAGAAACACACACTTTACACTTACTGTTACTTGTTGTTCTCTGTAGTTACATTTCTTTACATGTTGTGCACTTACctgtatgttgttttatgtaatacatgttttattattattattatttacttatttatttttattattactattacagaattacagagagagagagagagagagagagagagagagagagagagagagagagagagagagagagagagagagagaaggaatgaGACAGAAGGAAATTATAGTTAGAGCAACATCAACTTACAAAACACTGCAGATGAACACTAATTATAATTTTAAGGGActtagtgccacctagtggtttAGAGTAAAGTATGACTACTTTCATGGAtcatcattttatattttaatgaaattatatacttaaagtaaatgtaactaattttttttcctaattataagtaaacaataaaaataactatTAATAATAAGGTCAATGTTTTAGTATCATGTAAATTGATATTATCATTAAAGCTCGGGCGTTTATCTGGTTTCCGTAAAATCTATATAAGAAAACTTATTCTGAGAACCATTTGCTactgttattgttatttatgtttatttatttactttacagATCGTACTTTATCGCGATGGGAGAACGGTGCCTCAAGTTGTTCCTGGCTGGGTACGGATTAGGGTGGGGTTAGGGTATCTGCTGCCTGATAGGAACAAAcagaggcacctttgtacaataggCCGTACATTAGAGAATTTTTAACGGCAGATTCGCTCATATTTTCTGGCTACGCGAATCTGCCCTCCAAAAACTACAGACACAAAATTCAAATTGCTGTTCGAGAAATGGATGATGATTTGGGAGACGAGTGGTGGACTCAGGGCGACAATTCAGGTAACCAACATGTTCaacatattgtttattttgtttatttgaacTATGCTTTGGGAAGTGTTAGTTGCTTCAGTTACGCATGCTTAAAGCACACAGTGCCAGCACCATCTAGTAACAGTAATACTAGTAGTGCTGTACTAGAGTTCTTGATAGCTCCTTTAAATACAGATTTAACTTGCAGGAATCGGCTCCCCATAAGTGAGTAGCATTTGGATTTTATTTGCAGCTTAGCGGCATTTCCATTTTTACAGATCTATGGCATATGTACTCTGTTGATTTCATTTCAGACCGCTTAAAACATGTGTTTGGTTTGCCAACAGAgcatcatgggaaatgtagtttgttctGGCTCTTGTTAATATAGtgctattaaaaatataataatatacaccatgtcattttgtggtctCTTTCGAGCAGTTTATCTTGCTTAAGCAGTTTACTTTCAAacttggctctttttttttttttttttttgtatacaaaGGTGCGTCCGATGTAGAGGAAGAAACGCAGCCCTCTACAGAAGAACAGCACATCAGACCCACATCAAAGAAAAGGAAGGGTGAAAAACAGATTCAAGACAACAGCAAGAAAAAGAAGAGGAGACAGAAAACGGttcaggtaacacacacacacacacacacacacacacacacacacacacacagatgtacaGACACTAATGACTGTGAGGCCTTAAAGTGGtacttcactcaaaaattaatatACTTGCCCTCCTGTTGTTCTAAACCGTGGAATGTTAGGGATTGACCACCTCAGtgcccattcattttcattaaggATTGCCAACTGTCCCGTTTCAGCTGGGACGTCACTTATGTTGGTCGAAATATTCACGCATCTCTTATTTcatactttcattgtatgcagaaaaaaaaaagagcagcatcatCATTCAATATTTCTTCTCtcatgttccacggaagaaagtcacgCAGGTTTGGAGTGGGTTAATGATGAAGACACCATTTTTATTATACTAAACACAAATACTTAACTCAAACTTTGGCCAACGGGTTAGTTGTAGACTGCAAATGGAGCTGAAGGCCAGTAAAGTCTTTCAAAATGTTGACAGTTTCATTTTACAAACCTGTTAAAAATACCAATTTTAATATACGTATGTAGAAACCCCAGACTCTGTGAGTCTTTCTTTCCTGTGTTCAATCTTTCTTCAAAGAGATCAAAGTGTTGCCTTTGAGACAAAATGGCTCATGAGCAAAAACAGAGCAGGGCATCTTTAAGTAAAGAGTGTCATACTTTTCCTTGCAGAAAGAATGTTTCGTCACACAGGAGAGATCAGAGGAAAAGAGTGATAAAGAATCCACAAAACCCAAGAAGAGACGAAAGGTAAAGTGAATTATGTTTCACATGTCTATTATTGTTATATATGCCCAATTCAATATGCTGCTTCAGAATCATTTTACTCCATTCTTGAGAAAAGAGACAAAGGATGGCGTGTTTTCAAGAGCAAACTTACCTTGGAAATACTGTGATTTTACAGATTTCTCCAATTTTATCATGCTTCTCAGTTTTCATCTGTCTTGGTTAACATACaggccctgatttactaaaggtttgcgTATATAGAAACACGTGCAAACTTGTATCACGCGCTAAAAAGATCCGAGCTGATCTACTAACGTAGTCTTCTGAGCGTCTTTCAGATGCAAAAAATAGCACGTCTCTGCAATTTTGAGTTTTCGcagaaatgaaaatgcaatttaGAGGCGTGCCTccaaatgtgcaaaataaaggGCGGTGTCGATGCAAATGAATTAAACTGCACCTgcaaagtgatttatcaagcctgaCAGTCATTTCAGAAACTGAAACTGCAAGAGCTAATTAATACGAATGAAAGGCAGGTAGTAATCTGAATCGCGCTGTGCAATCTTTTTTTCTTAGTAGATCACCTGCAAAACACCCATGACGCCCACGTGCAATTTGAATGATTGGACAAATCATTAGTAAATCAGGGCCTCTGTGTTGTTAGGAAGCTTTTCTctgattaaattataaaacagGATAGAGTTACTCTTAAAAGCACCCACGCCTTTTCTAGTCACTGTCTCTAATGTATACTTGCAATTATTGTGTAATCCTCATGtgtgtttagaaaaagaaaacaatcaCAGATGTATTAGCGAGCTCTGAGCCTGTGCCGGGCTCTCCTGATGACCTAATGAGCCTTCTGAAGAGTCACTATAGCCAGACCCGCTCTGTTATTGAGCAGGAGGAACTGACACTGCAGGGTGAGTCAATTAATGCGCTGTTGTGTGTGGTGAGTCTTGATAATGAAGtttaatttgtttgttcttttccATTTCAGACTAATGTTTCCTTGGCAGTAATGACCTTACACATAGCTTGTCCTCCTACCTCAAGGAAGGTAAAGCTCCTTATATGGACAAAGCTTTCTTTTCACTCACTCAGTTGTGGTTTCTTAGATAAATTTGTGGTTCACCCCAAaggttaaattctgtcatcatttatatttaataaatgatggtggttgaggagagtcccctgtacactgtgtaaagcactttgagtgtagtgtcagaaaagcactatagaaatgtaacgttcattcatttacccccatgtctttccaaacccacatgactgactttcttccatggaacataaaaggagaaaatTTGAAGACTGTTGATGttattttccatacaacgaaaggatttagtgaccaggggctgtcaagcgcctataaacaaaaaaagcaccataaaagtagtccataaaactTGTTAGCTATATTGTACATATACTAAAGCCTTTGTGTGAGGAAGAGATTGACATTTAAGCCATTTTTCACTGCTAAACTTCCTCTCCTCCATAGCTTTTAAAGCTCATTGTCACTTCCGCGTTTTCGAACGTTCGGTTGCAAGATCCACAAGAAGCAATGGCATTAGGTGTCATTGTTGCCAAACCAGGCACAGCGCATCTTGACAGTCCCTGTTCGCAGTATGCTTTCAATGTATGGGAAAGAGGAGCTGAGAAATTctacaaaatatctccttttttgtCCCACAATTGTAAATACTTCCATTTTGGAACAACACAGGGGTGGGtaaaattcacatgaggtcagtaaaagaagctgtttaaatcacttgatgatgatttaaagtaatatgtatgcagtagaaaattttaaatttgtcttgtttacattattaattcattacgctaatgcactaacatgctaCACGCAGTCATAATATGAGCCAGTTACACTttgttaatgtaatttaaaaaaaaaaatttaaatcacatGACGTGGtctttggaaaatgtctctaagagaacgatcgtacagatgtaatAACTCTGCACATCGATGTGTTCACGTTGACTCATTTTGACTCACTGAAAAACTTAAACAGAATTAGCCATCGGCTCGAGGTAAGTGGAGCTCttggtcacacctaccaatgaagTGGACCAATGACAATAAGAATGAGTTTAGCAGCTGGTCAGAAGTTTTCCTAATAGTTCGCCCCAGCGAACCTTCTTTtcggccagattttgttctaaatgacgtcacacccgttcgttcttcgattttgtaggaagtatatcgaggcctttaaTGACACAGTTTTCATTatagggtgaactgttcctttaaaaaccATTCCCTTATCCCATAGTAATAGTTGATCTATCCTATTTCATTCTCAAATCACTCTTAATCTGCTTGCAGTGTCCAATTTCTGATGtacttatgcaaactttttatttatttgttcagcTTGAAGtttattttggtacttttttgtcatGCTTATTTCAGTCTGTCCAAAGTGGGCTAAAATACAGAAGCAGCACACCCAGACCCGGTCTGTTGTGTTGCTCATCGTTTGTGGATCCGCTCTCAGAACAATTGATCTTATTAAGTGAGTTTCATCTCTTGGCTGTCCTATTTACAGATTCTATCTTATCAAGTGTtggatttttctctctttttgtgtttAAGGCAACTAGTGGCATTTAAAGGACAAGCTAAAGTGCTGAAGCTGTTCGCAAAACATATTAAAGTAGATGAACAAATAAAGCTATTAAGTAAAGGTTTGACCCATATTGCTGTTGGAACTCATGGGAGAATTTCTGCCCTTTTAGAGAAAGGTTAGCTTgtacacttattaaaaaaaaaaaaaaatatatatatatatatatatatatatatatatatatatatatatatataaactgtatgtaTATTCTTAAGTGCAAATGtgatattttaataattactAAACAGGAAGTTATTTGGTTTTCTGAAATATCTTTTCACTGCTGCTTGCTCTTAGATGGTTTGACTGTGCAAGGCCTGCAGTATTTGGTACTGGACTGGAACTACCAAGACCAGAAGCACAGGAGAATGGCGGATATACCAGAGGTAGCATTGACATACTTTGATATATAATCAATGATATAATTGACATATGTGCATTTCACAACATAATTACAAAGATATGTTGTATCTCTTTTTCTTACATTATCTAACATTTGAGATCTATTGCAGAACACCAAAAATAAGTTATGCTGATCACAATGAATGAAACTAATTTCAAAACTTTatcttttgaaatgcattttttttttcttgtgttgacatacagtatttctttGGTTGATAGGAGAAATTTGGGGCGGAACATATAAAAGTGCTTGTCTGAAAAAACATTGACGAAAAGCCACCAAACAGATTTTGAGTCATGGGATCTTTAACTGTAACTGCTTAGGCTGATAAGTGTTTAATGTGAGGAAAACCTAATTTCTTTTCATTTGTGTTGTTTCAGGTGAAAGGAGACTTGCTGAAAATGATGGACCTTGGTGTAATTCAGAGCTGCAGAGAAGGAACCGTTAAAATAGGACTCTTATGAGCAGATTGTCTCTAGTTTTTACTTAGTTTCATGTGCATATTCACGTTCATGTCCCTTTGCTTGCTTGGTATGTTATTGATAAAgtattgtaaaatgtaaagtaTTTTTATTGCCATATAAGATTAACCCTCTGGTCTGGagtgtttgttcatgtttataaATAAACCTGATCTGCATTGACACAAGGTCTGTCCATTTGTTTGTCTTGCCCACCAGGAGCCACTCCCACTGAGGCCTGTTAGTCAGTTATATACCTAATATAATATATTCTGTTTTTGCTATATTCTGTTACAAGACACACTCAACATGCGTTCACTTCAATGCTGCTCCCACACATTATGTCAGGGTCCAGGAATGAGGAGAGTTTGAGTTCTGAATGGACAAGAATGTCTGGGGAGGTTTAACAGTCAGAGCTACAGGCCAGGAGagcagctttgtgtgtgtgtgtgtgtgtgtgtgtgtgtgtgtgtgtgtgtgtgtgtgtgtgtgtgtgtgtgtgtgtgtggtcgggTTTGGgtagtttacgaggacattttttttaggttacaaactggtaattacaagggtattgtgctataaatgtggtttatgaggacatttctagtgtccccatatttcaaatcgcttaaaaaaacatactaaactgttttttttttttgttgaaaatttttttttgttaggtttagggttaaggttaggggatagaatctatatttcatacagtataaaaatcattatgtctaaggaTAACCGCACCAATGTGCGTGTATATGAGTCAGAGTTGTTGTAGTTACTTATTAACAGTCACTTCAGGTTCAAAGGTTCATTCGCATGAGGTGTTAGGAAACTTCCTTCGGttgtatttgaaaaaaaaaaaagaactagtGCCTGGGATtgtcattctttctttttctgtcattCTGAATTTGTGGTATTAGTCTTAAGTGTTGGAGAATCTGAGATGGGTAAGAAGCAAGCAGGTACAGGGCCGTTTTTGAGGCGTCCGGACAACTCTGCGTTTAAACAGCAGAGGTTACCAGCTTGGTCTCCATCTCTCACGGCACAAACCGTGCTGCCATCATTCTACATCCTCTCTCTCGTGTGTTTGTTACTGGGCATCTGGCTCCTCATCACTGTTGAGAACACACACCAGCTGAAGGTAAGACACACTCTTTATTGTGTCTGTCAGTTTGCAAGAcagcaggaagtgggaaaacaTACCAGGCagatgtttgtctttttttattaatgcagtaGGTTGTCTTCCTTTTGTGTAACACTCAATGTAATATATTCATATAGTGTGTCTTTACACAGTGTAAGTTAACATATTAGTCAAGTTCTTCTGCCATTTTTTATCATAATAGACCTAccatttgtaataatataaataataattatatatatatatatatatatatatatatatatatatatatatatatacacacacacacacacacacacacacacacacacacacacacacacacatacatacactggtggcctaaagtttggaataatatatagattttgctcttatggaaagaaattggtacttttattcaccaaagtggcattcagctgatcacagtgtatagttaggacatttatatcgtgaaaaattactattacaattaaaaaaaaaaatgttcaaaacttcttaaactacttcaaagggttctcatgaaaacatcctccacgtgcagcaatgacagctttgcagatctttggcattctagctgtcagtttgtccagatactcaggtgacatttcaccccacacttcctgtagcacttgccatagatgtggctgtcttgtcgggcacttctcacgcaccttacagtctaactgatcccacaaaagctcaatgggtttaagatccataacactcttttccaattatctgttgtccaatgtctgtgttactttgcccactctaaccttttctttttgtttttctgtttcaaaagtggctttttctttgcaattcttcccataaggcctgcacccctgagtcttctctttactgtagtacatgaaactggtgttgagtggatagaattaaatgaagctgtcagctgaggacatgtgaagcatctgtttctcaaactagagactctgatgtacttatcctcttgtttagttgtacatctggccttccacatctctttctgtccttgttagagccagttgtcctttgtctttgaagactgtaatgtacacctttgtatgaaatcctcagttttttggcagtttcaagcattgtatggtattcattcctcaaaacaatgattgatcgAGTAATTTatagagaaagctatttctttatttctttttttttttttttttgccatttttgacctaatagtgaccttaagacatgccagtctattgcatactgtggcaaatcaaaaacaaaaacaacacttaaaaaattaagcttcatttaatgaaccaaatagctttcagcagtgtttgatataatggcaagtgatttctagtaccaaatttgctatttagcatgattactcaaggataaggcgttggagtgatggctgctggaaataggtctagatttgatcaaaagtgacttttttcaaatagtgatggtgctgtttttttacatcagtaatgtcctgactatactttgtgatcagttgaatgcgactttggtgaattaaagtaccaatttccttctgaaacagcaaaacctgtacaATAATGTcaccaaacctttggccgccagttagtatatatata is drawn from Myxocyprinus asiaticus isolate MX2 ecotype Aquarium Trade chromosome 11, UBuf_Myxa_2, whole genome shotgun sequence and contains these coding sequences:
- the LOC127447990 gene encoding LOW QUALITY PROTEIN: protein CMSS1-like (The sequence of the model RefSeq protein was modified relative to this genomic sequence to represent the inferred CDS: substituted 1 base at 1 genomic stop codon), with translation MDDDLGDEWWTQGDNSGASDVEEETQPSTEEQHIRPTSKKRKGEKQIQDNSKKKKRRQKTVQKECFVTQERSEEKSDKESTKPKKRRKKKKTITDVLASSEPVPGSPDDLMSLLKSHYSQTRSVIEQEELTLQDXCFLGSNDLTHSLSSYLKEVCPKWAKIQKQHTQTRSVVLLIVCGSALRTIDLIKQLVAFKGQAKVLKLFAKHIKVDEQIKLLSKGLTHIAVGTHGRISALLEKDGLTVQGLQYLVLDWNYQDQKHRRMADIPEVKGDLLKMMDLGVIQSCREGTVKIGLL